In Oncorhynchus mykiss isolate Arlee chromosome 32, USDA_OmykA_1.1, whole genome shotgun sequence, the DNA window cattttgttatgttactaccttattttaaaatgtagtcCTTTACTAAATGTAGTCCAGTCCTTTACTGGacttccgagtggcgcagtggtctatggCATCACTACATactctggttcgattccaggctgtatcacaaccagctgtgattgggagtcccatagggcagtgtcaatgtaaatattccaggtggccatttgattaattgttcagcagtcttatggcttgggggtagaagctgttaaggagccttttggacctagacttgaagctccggtacagcttgccatgtggtagctgagagaactgtctatgacttgggtgactggagtctttggcaatttttgggggctttcctctgacactgcctagtatgtacagtaccagtcaaaagtatggacacacctgctcattcaaaactatgaaataacacatttcagacatcaactatgaaataacacatggaataatgtagtaaccaaaaaagtgttaaacaaatcaaaatatatttcataagtagcttcaaagtagccaccctttgccttgatgacagctttgtacactcttgggtagtcacatggaatgcatttcaattaacaggtgtgccttgttaaaagtacatttgtggaatttattttcttcgtaatgcgtttgagccaatcagttgctttgtgacaaggtaggggtggtatacagaagatggccctatttggtaaaagaccaagtccatattatggcaagaacaactcaaatgagcaaagagaaacgacagtccatcattaatttaagacaaggtcagtcaatctggaaaatttcaataacttttaaagtttcttcaagtgcagtcgcaaaaaccatcaagcgctatgatgaaactggctctcatgaggaccgccacaggaaaggaagacccagagttacctctgctgcagaggataagttcattagagttaccagcctcagaaattgcagcccaaataaatgcttcagagttcaagtaacagacacatctcaacatcaactgttcaatgtgaatcaggccttcatggttgaattgctgcaaagaaaccactactaaaggacaccaatatgaagtagagacttgcttgggccaagaagcatgagcaatggacattagacctgtggaaatgtgtcatttggtctgatgagtctaaattttatatttttggttctaaccgctgtgtctttgtaagacgcagagcaggtgaacagatgatctccgcatgtgtgtttcccacgGTGAAAGATGGAagagttgtgatggtgtgggggtgtccaaacttttgactggtactgtaggtcctggatggcaggaagcttggccccagagaTGTACTGGGCGTACGTACTACCCTCTATAGCACCTTAAATTCagatgtcgagcagttgccataccaggcggtaatgcaaccggtcaggatgctctcgatggtacagctgtagaactttttgaggatctggggacccatgccaaatcttttcagtctcctgagggggaaaggtgttgtcgtgccatcTTCGtgaatgtcttggtgtgtttggaacatcatagtttgttggtgatgtggacaccaaggaacttgaaactctcgacccgctccactacagccccgtcgatgtaaatgggggcctgttcggccctccttttcctgtggtccacgatcaactcctttgtcttgctcacattgagggagaggttgttgtccttgcaccacactgccatgtctctgacctcctccctctaggctcattgttgtcagtgatcaggcctaccactgttgtgatgTTAGCAAACTTAATGAGGGTGTTAGAGTCGTGCTTGGCTATGCAgctgtgggtgaacagggagtacaggaggggactaagcacacacccctgagaggccccagtgttgaggatcagcgtggcagatgtgttgttgagttgattttatttttacagggacagtgcacattaatcaacatttcagtaaaagtgctggttttagccagccggctcaTTTTCAACCGCAGTTCCTGGGCAGGTTGCCTACCCTTAcctcctgggggcggcctgtcaggaagtctaggatccagttgtagagggaggtgtttagacccagggtccttagcttagtgatgagcttcgtgggcactatggtgatgAACGCTGAGTtgtcgtcaatgaacagcattctcatgtaggtgtttcttttgtacaggtgggaaagggcagtgtagagcGCGATTGATATTGCTTCATTTGTGTATCtcttggggcggtatgcgaattggagtgggatTCAGATTCTAGTTTTAGGAACAGAACACTGTATTGACAGATTCTAGTTTTAGTACAATtgtcattgattgattgacagattACACCCGTATTCAATTAAGGTAGATATTTAGCCATTATTATGACTATAATAATGGTGTCCCAGTTTATCTAACCTGCTATCCCGATTTACCAAACACCAACTGAAAATATGGTTTTGGCTTAGTGTACAGATATTACGTCCGTCctctcgccccaacctgggcgcgaaccagggacactctgcacacatcaacagtcaccctcgaagcatcgttacccatcgctccacaaaatccacggtccttgcagagcaaggggaaccactaccagcgcgcaccaccgctaactagctagccattttgcATCGGCTACATACACAAATGGGTGTATAATGCCTTCTGTGAATATATCATCAACATTAGTCATTTTTGTGTGATTAGGAAACATCTTGAGGATTTCAGAAATGCCTCATATGTTGATATATTGGATAGATGTAGAAAGAAATTACAGAAGACGGAAATGCAAAGTGTTCCACCACATAGATTTgctgttttaatacattttcatatttaGGGATGTAAACAGAACAATCAGTGTCACAATCACTCATTGTGATCACTCACAATCAGAGCCATGTACTCTCAGTGGaaagtttattaggtacacccatctagtggGTCTCCAGAACAGCCTGCATTCTTCATGGCatggaaacattgctcaattggtatcaacagacctaacgtgtgccaggaaaacattccacacaccattacaccaccgccacTTGCCTGTACTGTAGACACCAGGCAGAATGGGGCCATGGattcatgctgcttacgccaaattcTGGCTCTGCCATCAGTATGCTGCTCCAGGAATCAGGATTTGTCGGACCAGGCGATGCTTTTCCACtgctcaattgtccagtgttggtgattgcaTGCCCACTGGAGCCACATCTTGTTTTTAGGTGATAGGAGTTGAACCCAGTGTGGTCATCTGCtacaatagcccatccgtgactaGGATTGACCCGTTGTGCATtttgagatgccgttctgcacactaCTGGCGTACTGCgccattatttgcctgtttgtggcccgcctggtAGCATgcatgattcttgccattctccttcgacctctcatcaatgaGCAGTTTTCGCCCATAGGACTGacactgactggatgttttttatttgtcacgccattctcggtaaaccctagacactgttgtgGATGAAAAACTCAGGAGAGTGGACGTTTCTCAGATGCTGGAACAGGCGCGCCCGACAACAACTatcataccatgctcaaagtcgcttaggtcactcgtttctCCCAATCTAACATTCAGTCGAACAGTATCTGAATGCCTCAATGTCTGTCTggctgctttatatagcaagtcaCAGCTACATGACTCACTGTCTATAGGAGCAAACCATTTttgtggtgtacctaataaactggccactgagtgtgtaTAAAGAGTTAGGCGCATAGCCATTGCTAAGTGATAATTAACGCTTCCGAGTTGTGCTGTTTATATCTGATAGTTTTCTAAACATATGAAGATGTCAGATATACAATTTGTTGACACTACAACACAGTAAAGACTTGGATATAAATCAATAAATTAAATTCACTGCTCTTTTTTGCTTGTTTACAGCGGTTCATTTCATAGGGAACTGTTGGCGGCACTCTATTGTTACTCTATTGTTACATCACCAACATTTCAAGAATAAagttgtatatttatttatttcacctttatttaaccaggtaggctagttgagaacaagttctcatttgcaactgcgacctggccaagataaagcgtagcaattcgacacatacaacaacctATTTGAACAGTTATTTTATTGCATTGCttaacattttcttaacatttgtcaaaACTAATTTAAGAAATCaatttgtatccgctctcgtTGGATTTCAGCTGCATATTTTCTGCCATTTTCTTCAACTCTGAAAACGTTGTGAAGCCACGCCCACTTCCGAAGAATTGTCTTATGGGCCTTAAAAGTACGGAAATAGTGTCTACCTCGTGTATACTTCGAATTTTTGCGAATTACGTctgacatccgggaacttttggcatactaactatatccatactacgATCGATAACTATACTAGATACTCAATTCACGTCCGAAAAAGtacggttagtatgagtattcgaacacagttTACGTGTTTTGACCTTACAAATATGTCCACCAACCTCCTCTAATTCACTCACTTCCTGTCGGTGCACAAAATGAGCGTCAATATGAACCCCCTGTTTCCGGCAATGCCTCCTTTCCGGCAGCGGCTATTTCCTCGCCAACATGCCAGTGAGTACTGGAGCCTGACATAATTGCGATTTTAACCGTTCATATGGGGCTTTAGATGCCAATACTGGAGTCAGTAATGCATAATAATGCGAGTACTGACTGTTGTGTGTTTTAGCTCTGTCGGCCTATTCAGTGCCGATGTGTTGCTATTATAATCATTCACATACTCGCGCATTGTGATACAAGATGGCGGCCTGCATATCGCAAACATGGAGAAAGAGTCACCTGAAAATGAAACATTGTCTAAATATATACACGTGCAATAGCGGCCGCTGTTAAACATACAGTAGTTGCCTTGTGTACTAGTAGATTTATGTAGTGCCAGTTACTGCTCAAATCCCAAGTGAACATGTTATTATTTTGCCTCGGAACAATGGTCAGCGTTGACGTTACGTAATCCAGTGAGCAAGAGTTGTGGTAGCTATGAGGTTTTGGATCGCAAATTCATTACAGTTCCTTGGCAGTATCACTCGCAGCAATTTTCCTATTTTGATGTCAATTTCAACAAAGCTTGAGTGGTTTATATGTGATTCGATTTCAATGTAATTCAACTGGCTGTGAACCAACACCCATTGTGGGTTGTGTATCTGACATAACTAATGGCTGATACCGCGATGTAGCTTTCTCTGGATAGGGGGGTCTGCTATTGACAAATGTTAAATGCACGGTCTGTCGTTTGTAAACAGAAGTCCTAACTACTCAAACTAAATAATGTTTTAAGCAGTCTTTTGTCCACTCTTCTGCAGCTCGCAAAAGACTTGTTGCACCCATCccctgaggaggagaagaggagccaCAAGAAGAAGCGTCTCGTCCAGAGCCCTAACTCCTATTTCATGGATGTTAAGTGCCCAGGTAGATCCAGCTCTTTCCTTCATTGGACTCATGTTTGAAGGGGCCACCTTGTCTATCTGAATGCAGTAGCTAAATGATTCAGTACTTACATTGTATTCATTAGGAAGCAAATGGGGAGGGGCCTATTAgtatttgtccaataagaaacactcgtTTTAGTTTCTTTGCTACTATGTACACTATGAATACACCTCCAGGCACTAATGACGTTGATCTTCAGATTGTGtgtttaatattttttatttttctctttccCTCAGGATGCTACAAGATCACAACTGTGTTCAGCCACGCTCAGACGGTTGTGCTGTGTGTGGGTTGCTCCACAGTTCTGTGTCAGCCCACTGGCGGCAAAGCACGTCTCACAGAGGGTCAGTAGTCTCAGCATTCTGTCACCCCCTGGGTTTTCCAACTCATGTTGGAGAGTGGATAGTCTAATTTAATATCTGTGGAAAAACTCAGTAGTAGCTGTTAAGTACATCATGTCAATATTTATTGATGTAGTTGGTCCTATGTTAATGAATAGTAATTTGACTGGCTGATATTGGCACAGATTAATTCAGACTTGTCACATTCACTGTAGATGTTAATGGCTCATATCTTTATCAAATTACCTAACTGCACTGTCAAGTGACTGGACTGCCACCCCAATGGTTGTACTGTCTCATTCCAGTGCCAGATGATAGATCTCAGTTTGCAGAAGGGTAGGGCTAGACCACTGGCTCTCCCCTTTCGAAGGCTGAGAACAAGATGCAAGTTATGCTATGGTGCTACTTATTATTTAGGTGTTGCAGTACACTGGATTCCAACATTGCTTTAGCAGATCTTAAATTATTGTTTTGGCAGTGAATGCTTTCGTGCCATGTAGACTGTTTAGCACTAGATGCTGTAAATATGCAACCAAATGAATGAACACTGTCCCGCTACTCTCTAATCATTCAGATTGTAGTGGTAATGCCCCCATTGTCTGTGGCCTGACTGTCCTTTTCTCTTTCCATCAGGGTGCTCATTCAGGAGGAAGCAGCATTAGTTGTACCCCCGATGCCCTGGTAGAGATGTAAGGGAGAGGGGTTGGACAGGTTGATTTCAGCGACTCCAGCCTTGACACAGCAGTCCCTGCATCCAAGAAACAGCGGATTGATCTAGAAGTGCTCATGACATCTGGACGCACTCTGTGATAGTCCACTTGGTTGCTGTAACTCAACCCTCCAACCAGTCTCTTAATAAAATA includes these proteins:
- the rps27.1 gene encoding 40S ribosomal protein S27.1, whose protein sequence is MPLAKDLLHPSPEEEKRSHKKKRLVQSPNSYFMDVKCPGCYKITTVFSHAQTVVLCVGCSTVLCQPTGGKARLTEGCSFRRKQH